Genomic segment of Pongo pygmaeus isolate AG05252 chromosome 1, NHGRI_mPonPyg2-v2.0_pri, whole genome shotgun sequence:
CAATATTTAAAACACGATTCTCTAAGATATGAGCAGCAAAGTGTTTCTACCTTCTATGAGGGAACCAAAGGAGCCATTAAAAGTAGAGAAATctggaccaggcgtggtggctcaagcctgtaatcccagcactttgggaggctgaggcaggcggatcacttgaggtcaggagttcaagaccagcctggccaacatggtgaaacattgtctctactaaaaatacaaaaattagccaggcgtggtggcagtcacctgtaatcccagctacttgggaggctgaggcaggaaaattgctggaacccaggaggcagaggttgcagtgagctgagatcacaccactgccctccagcctgggcgacagagtaagactctgtctcaaaaaaaaaaaaaaaaaaaaaaaaaaatacagacgtCTGTTGTGATTCTGGTAACTCTAAATTTTCAACCGTCTCTtcactacatttaaaaaattattttctaaaccaaaaccaaattagccaggtgtggtagcaggcacctgtagtcccagcaactcaggaggctgaaatgtgAGgggtgcttgagcctgggaggtcgaggctgcagtgcactgtgattgcaccactgcactccagcctaggtaacagtgcaagaccctgtctcaaaaaataattattttcatgtttattatattaaaataatgtacGAAATATGTGACTCATCAGATAGGGCTTGAAAAACTTTGTTGTATGGAGATTATTcttatgagttgatttttctctctcctacCTTATAgtaatgaaataaaccaggcatgaAAGTCACAATAAGTAATACAATGAACACCCATGAGTCCCTGCCCAGCTTAAGTAGAATATTACAAATGCAGTTGAAGCCCTCTGTGCAACTTTCATCCTTACAACTGATACTGAGTGAAttgtactttaaatattttatagctcCCACTCCCAGGCATGCCCCTCAGTGATAATTGTCAACATGAAACACAGATTGATCACATAGCATTTACCATATATTTACTCTATACCAAGCACttaacatatataattacatttaaaatttacaacACCCCTACTACCCAAAACACTATTAGTATCCCCTTTTACAAATGCGATAACTGAGGCGTAGACAGCTAAGTAACTTACTGAAAGTCATACAGCCAGTGGGTGGCAGAGTCTAGCTTTAAATCCAGATGATTTGTCTCGAGGGCTCTCACATCTACTGGCTCTGCCAAGCTTCCGCATGATCACTGTCTGTTTTTGGAAAGATTATGGATTAAGTggtgcttcattttcttttctgaattcaCCAGGATGTGGAGAACTAGTTTGGGTAGGAGAGCCTCTTACACTGAGAACAGCAGAAACAATTACTGGCAAGTATGGTGTGTGGATGCGAGACCCCAAGCCCACCTACCCCTACACCCAGGAGACCACGTGGAGAATTGACACAGTTGGCACAGATGTCCGCCAGGTTTTTGAGTATGACCTCATCAGCCAGTTTATGCAGGGCTACCCTTCTAAGGTTCACATACTGCCTAGGCCACTGGAAAGCACAGGTGCTGTGGTGTATTCGGGGAGCCTCTATTTCCAGGGCACTGAGTCCAGAACTGTCATAAGATACGAGCTGAATACCGAGACAGTGAAGGCTGAGAAGGAAATCCCTGGAGCTGGCTACCACGGACAGTTCCCGTATTCTTGGGGTGGCTACACAGACATTGACTTGGCTGTGGATGAAGCAGGCCTCTGGGTCATTTACAGCACCGATGAGGCCAAAGGTGCCATTGTCCTCTCCAAACTGAACCCAGATAATCTGGAACTCGAACAAACCTGGGAGACAAACATCCGCAAGCAGTCAGTCGCCAATGCCTTCATCATCTGTGGCACCTTGTACACCGTCAGCAGCTACTCCTCAGCAGATGCTACCATCAACTTTGCTTATGACACAGGCACAGGTATCAGCAAGACCCTGACCATCCCATTCAAGAACCGCTATAAGTACAGCAGCATGATTGACTACAACCCCCTGGAGAAGAAGCTCTTTGCCTGGGACAACTTGAACATGGTCACTTATGACATCAAGCTCTCCAAGATTTGAAAAGCCTCCAAGCTGTACAGGCAATGGCAGAAGGAGATGCTCAGGGCTCCTGCGGGGAGCAGGCTGAAGGGAGAGCCAGCCAGCCAGGGCCCAGGCAGCTTTGACTGCTTTCCAAGTTTTCATTAATCCAGAAGGATGAACATGGCCACCATCTGACTATACAGGAGTTGTAGTCTGAGGGTGTAGACAATTTCATATAATAAATATCCTTTATCTTCTGTCAGCATTTATGGGATGTTTAATGACATAGTTCAAGTTTCCTTGTGATTTGTGGCAAAAGCTATAAGGCATAATAGTTTCTTCCTGAAAACCATTGCTCTTGCATATTACATGGTTACCACAAGCCACAATAAAAAACATAACTTCTAAAGGAAGCAGAATAGCTCCTCTGGCCAGCATCAAATATATAAGTAAGATGCATTTACTACAATTGGCTTCTAATGCTTCAGATACAATACAGTTGGGTCTCACATAACCCTTTGcattgtgaaataaaattttcttaccCAATGTTCTCTTCCTTGAACTTTGTGGAAATTTTTGCTTAAGAGAAGGGTATAGATTCCAACCATCAGGTAATTCCTTCAGGTTGAGAGATGTGATTGCGGGATGTTaaaggtggtgtgtgtgtgtgtgtgtgtaactgtgAGGCTTGTGCCTGGTTTTGaggtgttgcccaggatgatgcCAAGCAAATAAGCAGCATCCACACcttcccacctccatctcctggtgCTCTTGGCAGTACCGGAGCAATCTTTCCATCTCTCCCCTGAACCCACCCTCTATTCACCCTAACTCCACTTcagtttgtttttgattttttttttttttttttttttttttttttttttttttgagatggagtttcgctctgtcacccaggctggagtgcagtggtgcgatctcagctcactgcaagttccgcctcccaggttcacgtcattctcctgcctcagcctcccaagtagctgggactacaggcacctgccaccatgcctggctaattttttttttttttttttttttttgtatttttcagtagagatggggtttcaccgtgttagccaggatggtcttgatctcctgacctcatgatccacccgccttggcctcccaaagtgctgggattacaggcgtaagccaccacgcccggcccctccACTTAGTTTTTATCTGTCATCAGGGGTATGAATTTTATAAGCCACAGCCTCAGGTGGAGAAAACTTATAGCATTGTTTTGTTCTTCCAACTCTTAAAACTGcagtaaaatataacaaaatttactaTCCCAGGATTTATAAGGgcacagttcagtagtgttataCACATTCATATTATTGGGCAACCATCAcaaccatccatctccagaacattAATAACTCCACTAACTCCATTAATGGAGTTATTAATGTACCAGGGGAAAAGAAAAGtcaggcctggtgtggtgactTTATGGTTATTAATACACCCATTAATAACTCCATTATCCTCCCAGCCCTTAtagcaatattattattttctaaatttttttgtagagacaggattgtACTATGTTGCtgagcttgtctcaaactcctgacctcatgatccaccttcctcagcctcccaaagtgctgggattacagacgtgagccaccatgcctggccaaggcaGCTTTTTTCCAGCCTGTTGTGCGTACCACCAAGGATATAGGGACACAGTGGGAGCTGTCCTACAGGGTAGAAACACAGGTTCCCTTTTGCTCTCCTGCTGTACCCCTGCTGGGGCAGGGCCACTTCTCCTAGAGGTCTGCCACCCCACAGGCTTCACCTGGAAATGAGCACAAGTCTCCTCTGCTTTCTCTTGCCCCAACCTATCTGGTACCTGAAGTCCTATCAGGAAACCTCTAGAATCtaagttttctctctcttttttttttctgagatagagtcttgctttgtcacccaggctggagtgcagtggctcagctcactgcaacctctgccacctgggttcaaacgattctcctgcctcagcctcctgagtagctgggattacaggtgcccaccaccaggcctggctaatttttaagctctttctctctctgaagtTCCCTTATTTTTCCAGACTTTATTCAGACTATAGAGATGGAATACTCTTCACCTATCTTCTCAGGTTGTTGTTCATGGGACCAGAGCTCAGCCTTTTGATTTCCAAGAGAATCAGCTCTTAAAAGTCAAAGCCTTGGCTTTAAGACAGTTCTTC
This window contains:
- the MYOC gene encoding myocilin isoform X2 translates to MPAVQLLLLACLVWDVGARTAQLRKANDQSGRCQYTFSVVSPNESSCPEQSQAMSVIRNLQRDSSTQRLDLEATKARLSSLESLLHQLTLDQAARPQDTQEGLQRELGTLRRERDQLETQTRELETAYNNLLRDKSVLEEEKKRLRQENENLARRLESSSQEVARLRRGQCPQTRDTARAVPPGSREGCGELVWVGEPLTLRTAETITGKYGVWMRDPKPTYPYTQETTWRIDTVGTDVRQVFEYDLISQFMQGYPSKVHILPRPLESTGAVVYSGSLYFQGTESRTVIRYELNTETVKAEKEIPGAGYHGQFPYSWGGYTDIDLAVDEAGLWVIYSTDEAKGAIVLSKLNPDNLELEQTWETNIRKQSVANAFIICGTLYTVSSYSSADATINFAYDTGTGISKTLTIPFKNRYKYSSMIDYNPLEKKLFAWDNLNMVTYDIKLSKI
- the MYOC gene encoding myocilin isoform X1, which translates into the protein MPAVQLLLLACLVWDVGARTAQLRKANDQSGRCQYTFSVVSPNESSCPEQSQAMSVIRNLQRDSSTQRLDLEATKARLSSLESLLHQLTLDQAARPQDTQEGLQRELGTLRRERDQLETQTRELETAYNNLLRDKSVLEEEKKRLRQENENLARRLESSSQEVARLRRGQCPQTRDTARAVPPGSREVSTWNLDTLAFQELKSKLTEVPASRILKESPSGYLRSREGDNGCGELVWVGEPLTLRTAETITGKYGVWMRDPKPTYPYTQETTWRIDTVGTDVRQVFEYDLISQFMQGYPSKVHILPRPLESTGAVVYSGSLYFQGTESRTVIRYELNTETVKAEKEIPGAGYHGQFPYSWGGYTDIDLAVDEAGLWVIYSTDEAKGAIVLSKLNPDNLELEQTWETNIRKQSVANAFIICGTLYTVSSYSSADATINFAYDTGTGISKTLTIPFKNRYKYSSMIDYNPLEKKLFAWDNLNMVTYDIKLSKI